TGTAGGTCTTGTCACCGGGTTAAAAGACGGTTGTCTATGCTGATTCAGTGGCCGATGCAATACCTCTTCACCTCGGTCTTTTTCTTTGCGGTTTCCTGGTTTGATTATCTCTGAACGCGGCAATCGTCGTTAGGGAGTGTGCTATGGTTCTTATTCCCGTCATTTCCTAGGCAAATGACGGCTCTAGTAGCTCCAGTTTCAGTTGGTCGGTTCTTGGTGACTAGTGACTACGGGTATTATGGTGGTTCTCGTGTCTTTGACCGCAACATTATTATAGCCCTTGGTCTTCGCTCACACCCCAGCATCACTTATGTTTGCTTGAGCTCATGTGGTGGTGTGCTTGACAATTGTGTGCATGTTGGGTTCAGGTAAGGGAGTACGGAGGCTGCGGCACGTTTGCTCGAACTGGCATTGTGTACAGGTCGTCTCCGTGCCTAATAAATGCTCGGTTTGGTTGATGCGGGTGTGCTTGGCCTCTACTGTTGATGTCTGTTCGTGTGGACATGTGCTATGAAGCTCTCAACGAGATGTTCTCAGATGGGCTAATATCTTTAAAAACAGATCATATAGAAGGTCAAAATTACCAGATTCCGACTCTCAGTTAAACTTGGCTCATTTCTTTAAGGCAAGTGGTTGGTGCTGACTTGGTCGAGACTCCGATCAGCAGTTTTAATTTGTAGTGTATGCCCCCNNNNNNCCCTAATAAGGCTAAATAGTATGTATTAAGATTTTTAAAATTTTGTTTATCAGCTTCTTCTTCTTCCGTAACTCTGTGAAAAGCGAAAAAGTTTGGTTATAATATTTTTACATTTTTACCTAAAAAGAAAAAAAATGTTGGCTAAAGAAAATATCTCAAAAGCAGTCTACTGAAACCCTAAATTGAAACCGTTCATCTTAACCGTTAAATCGTTAAAAGGCCCAACCTTATAATCCATCACCGTCGATTCGACCTGACCCTCCTTATATTTGTACACTAGCTCACACGTGATAATCACAATCTAGGTAAGAGAAAGTCGTTCTCTGTCAATTAAAACAAATCTAATCTTTGCGTCGTCACCGTTTGAGTTCGTCTCTCTTCTCTCTAGGGTTCTTCTTCTTCTACAGGCTTCCGCTAAACATGAGGTATAACAGTAATCCTTTCATGGCATCTCTCCTTAACTATTATTCCGTTTGACGAATCGTCTTCTCAGATTCGTGTGTGCGCTATTGTTTTTTTGTTGCTTCGCCGCTCACTTCCAAGTTTCCATTTTTCCTCATGTGTTTGTTTTGTAAACTCAGTTTCTTTATAGTAGCGGTAGATTCAAAGCTACGCTTTTAATGGGTTCCTGGGGAATGAAGAAAGTTAAGGTTTTTAAATTGGGTCTTAGGGTTTACTATATTGCGTATCCGTTTACTGTTGTTTAAGCCTGAATCTTAGAGCTGTTGGGTTCAGGGTTTAAGGTTTAAGTTTGTGTTATAAATTTGTATATATGAAGCTTCAGTTTACGGTATTGAATCAGATGACAGTTACTTGCCTGTGTTGGTGTCTTAGTTGTGTATGTATGCGTTTGGTCTTTTGCTGAAGTTGCAGACATATTGTTAATGTGTTAGATGTGTCTGTGTTTGGTGTCTTAGATGTGTCTCTGTGTTTGGTGTTTTCTCTTTTGTTATGTTTGCTATGCATTTGATTCTTGAAAGTGATTGGTTTTCATGTGTTTTACAGCCGTCATCCTGAAGTTAAGTGGGCCGAGACCATTGACAAGATTTTCCTCACCGTAGTATTAGCGGATTCCAAGGAGACTAAAGTTAATCTTCTCCCAGAAGGAGTCTTTGATTTCTCCGCAAAAGCTGGTCCTGAAAATCACGTTTATGAACTTAAACTCGAGCTTCACGATAAAGTCAACGTTGAGGTGTGATTCATTGGCTAACCTGGCCTTGATTGTCTCATTTGTTAGGTTTCTAAAACCTTTCATTCATTTTCAGGAAAGTAAGATCAACATTGGAGAAAGAAGCATCTTCTGCATAATAGAAAAAGCAGAGCCAGCAAGGTGGGACAAGCTAATCCGTGGAGGGAAAGCGCCACACTATGTTAAGGTTGATTGGGACAAGTGGGTAGATGAGGACGATGAAGGCAACGCTGGTTAGCATTCATCTTATAAGCTTATATAACTGTTCTTTTGTACTCTCTCTAACGTTTTGGAGATGTTAATGTGTTGGTTCTTTTTTTTTTTTTGATTCAGGTGCCGGAGATATGGATATGGGAGGAATGGGTGGAATGGGTGGAATGGATTTCTCGGTTTGTTTCTAGCTTCTGATGTTGTTTATCTTACTATATATATCTAACTTTGAGAAATGACTCCATGGTCGGTTCTTGCTTCTTGCTTCTTGCAGAGCTTGGGTGGAATGGCTGGACTTGAAGGACTTGGCGGCATGGGTGGACTTGAAGGACTTGGCGGCATGGGTGGTATGGGAGGCATGGGTGGTATGGGTGGTATGGGAGGCATGGGTGGTATGGGTGGAATGGGTGGCATGGAAGAGTTTGAAGACAGTGATGATGAAGGTAAGGGTTTCTAAAGATTGTTTTGGTTTAAGTGTGGTCACATCTTCTTGATGAACTGAGAGCATTTTGCCTAGTTGAATGCATTTGTTATTCAAGTATCTCGTATTGCATTTGAGATGTTAAGTACACTTTTGTGTTTCTCTGTGTTGCGCACCTAATGAAATGGTTTCTTTTCTAAATGCAGAAGAAACCGCAAACTCTGGAGACAAGAAAGATGAAGCTGCCAAGGAAGAAGCGAAGGCAGAAGAACTCACAACATCTGCTAAGGAAGACAAGTGAAGACCACTGTTTCAGAGAGGAAACCATATGGTTGGTACTGTTAGCTTTCAGGGTTTATGAAGCTCTTTTTTAGTTAAAATGTTGTCACTCTGTTTTGCTTTTACGGATTTGTTTTTCACTTTTAAGTATGCATTGTTGTGTGGTTGGTTATATGGTTGGTTCCAGATGATCTCAGACTTGCAATTTTTGGCAGTGACAAGTTTCTGTGGAAACCTTTTCTATGTCTATTGCCAAGACTATCTTTTTTACAACATAGCTAAAGATTTCCATTTGAACAGACTTCTCCTCCTTCACTCATGTGATCTTTACACACAGAAAAGTGATAATGCAAATTATAAATCATTTTATCTTTTGATTACCATGTGAAGTCATCTATATAACTCTTTGTGTATATCATCGAGATTTTAATGACAATAAAGGTCCTCAGGCTGACTAAAGAAAGGTAACTAATATTTGAAAAGAGAAGTTCAAATATGACCGACAATATTTAAGAAATAAATAAGAGATGTTTGGCCAAATATATACGTCAAATTAGTACGACGTGTAAAATACCCTAACTGTATTGAATGAAGTTCCCATGAGACGCAACACAGGATGATGACACAAAAGTCTCATGGATGTGGCGTAAATTTTTAAAGAGGTCTGGCCAGATGATACACTTCTGTAAAGTCGAAGTGAGGAATGGGGAATCAACTTCCTTTTGGTATTCTTCGATGGGTTGTTTGATGGATGGAACAGGCCCACGCGGGGAAATTGATATGGGCATCGGTAAGAATGATGCGGTTTTAAGACAGAGAGAAGAAGTAACCCACTGATCAATATGTGTGGAATGGGATTATAAACTTCATCTCGCAGAAGAAAGGATCTCATGTCCGTATCTTCCTTACTCGATATGTGTTCTGGCTGCTAGACACAAAATCTGGAGAGACCGTAATTAATGCTCGAAAGCACGGAGAGAACCCGAAAACTCAGGAGGTCCTTGATCAAAACTATCGATAGAATTCTATAGCTGATGATGCAAGATCAGAGGCTCGTGAATGCATACCAAGTTCGGATTGAAGCTGTAACCTGTGAGAACATATAAGAAGTCTTTAATTTTATTCTTGTTTGAAAAGGAATCATAAACAAGTAACGTGTAACAAAGTGTATTTTCTTTTGAATCAAGCTTAACATTTTATTCAAAAAAAAAAAAAGGAGTGCACACTGTCACAACGGGAGATCATGATTCCCGAGCCTGAGCTGAGCCTGATCCTGAGAATGATAAGTGCCTTGTAACAAATGGATGGTTCAGCAGCTCAGCCGCAGTTGGCCGCTCTTCCGGGTTCACTTTGAGACATTGAACAATGAAGTCTCGAGCCTCTAGTGATAATGTATCCGGAAGCTCCCCCTTTCCGATCCTAAGCAGGGCTTGATTCTGCATGTTTGCACAAAATCTGACATCAATTCTTATTTTTTACTTGGAAAAACCCATAAAAATATTAAAAAAATGAAAGATCTAATAAAACACCAACACTTATAGATCTTGACGACTTACTGGGTTTTTTAGATCGCAGTAGGGGACCTTCCGAGTCAGCATTTCAAGCACTGTGCACCCAAGGCTCCATATATCAGCTGAACTTCCATACTTGTAAGTACGATTCGGGTTAATAACCTGAATAAAATTGTTACACTCCATTTAGAATCAACCATACAAGTACCGCCATAGCAGTATGCACTGTAAAAGTTCACATATGGGCATAATAAGTCTGAGCAACCAACTTCACGCCTCATTAACAACAAAAGTTCAAGATCCAAAAATTATGTTGAAGTGCGACATGTTTTGTCTATCATTGTAATCACATAATAAAAATAGTAGAAAGGAAAAGTGTGATGATCTCTTAGAACAATACCTCTGGAGCCATCCAGAATGCATGGAGTCCCCTTGCAGGACTTAATATCGTTCGATTTTGACACCTAAATAATAATCAAGAAAGGGGCAAGAGCGATGAACCAAATGGAACCATCGTAAGAGTAAAAAACTATAACATCTATAAATGGAAAAGAACCTCTGCCAATCCAAAATCTGCAAGCTTAACAGCTCCACTGGCGTCCACCAATATATTTGCACATTTAATGTCCCTTTGTCGCATCAAATGACGAAAGTAAGGGAAACAGGAAATGCTTAGTAAATACAGAAAAGTTTCTATTAATCTTACAGGTGGATAAAACCTTCTCCGTGTAGATAATTCAAGGCATCAAGGATTTGTCTTGTGTACGTGGACACTGCAGAGTCCGGAATCTGGTATCTTTGGTAAAGTCTTAGAATGGAACCTTGGGTTACAAGGTCAAGAAAGATAAACATATTCGACCCATCCTGCACACAGCAAAAGGCGTTAGTAAAGATAAATAAGATTCGACCCAACCTCCTTTAAGGGTGATTGAGCAAAGAAAATGCTTAGGCAAGTGTGAACAGGAAAGTCAGAACCTTGTCTGTACCACGGTATCTCACGATATTCTGATGCTGAAGCTGGATAATCAATCAATATATCTCAACCCTTTCGAGTTGTTGAATACATTCTTGTGCCTGACTTCCCTGTTCAAGTAGTGAAACTTCCTTGACAGCAAAGAAGCTCCCATCACTATCCATACAAAAAAAAAAGTATCTTGGAAAGCTCTGTATTCTTTCCAACCAAGAATTCAAATTCAATCAGTACGACTTACCCTGAAATGCCTTCATACACGGAGCCAAATGATCCTCGTCCCAGAAGACCACCCTTCAGCCAAGACGTGATGATACCACCACCACCTGAATTGCCGTCATAGACGGAGCCAAATGATCTTCGTCCCAGAAGTTGACCGTTAAGCCAAGACATGATGATAGATCTGGAAGAATAGATGGGACAAGTATCGGATACTGTGCTAGAGGAGGAGTCACCATCACCACCCTCATCAGCAGGTTCGAGAAACCTACTTTCCCCTACTTCCTGATCAACCTTGTCGGAAAAAGAAGAGGAACTTGGACGCCTAACTACTTCATCTTCTTGAGCAAAATGGGTAAGGAAATCCCAAGATGATCCTCGGTAATCAATAAGAGGTCCTTTCGAAGCTAACAAATTCCTAAAACTCCCTCTCTCGCTCGTCAACTCAGAGTCAGCAGTACCACTAGGACCTGCTTCATTCAGATACTTGTGAAACTCGTGGTCGGAACACTGTAGAGGATGGATTCGACCATCCCACAGGGCCCGAGGAATAGGAAGGCCTGGCCCGAGTTAGAAAGAGCGACGGCTCGATCTGTCGGCTCGAGAGTCAGGTCTCTCGGCTTGACTCTTGAGTACTTCTAGCTGACCATCGTCGACTGAAGAGCGTTCGGCTCAGCGGTTGCTCGAACACCTACGGGCCTCCCGGCCCAGCAAAGGAGGCCCACCAAGATGGCGTAAAATTAGGTCAAGAGCGAGGCATCGGGACGTCTATATAAGGGAAAGAAGAGACAACGAGAAGAGGATCCGAAAATCACTGACCAACACTTGACGGCTAGATTAGGGTTTTCACCTTTGCTTCGTCTCGCCGTTAGTTATACTTCTCCGGTAGCTTATCGAGCCACCGGTTTCCTTTCTGTCGCACTCTCCTCTTATTTCCTTGTAACCGATCGAACGTTTTCTCTCCGACCATTAATAAGACGTCTTTGTTTAAGCCCACATCTTATTTATTACCGTTTCACGATCAAACAAACACTTGAACTTATCTCGCTTCTCGGAAGCTTCCCATGCGTCAAAAGAAGTAGCCAACTCGTCAGGATCCGTGTCCCCATCTTCACCTCTAAAGTTCCGGAAACTGGTTCGATCTGGGAACTCTAGAGAGCGGGTCATCAGAGCACTCCAACGAGAAGAAGTCGAAGCTGAGATATCTTCAGATAAGCTAGAAAAAGACGCTGCGTCGGCATTTTTATGCTTCACCACGCCACTACGCTCTAACCGCCGGACCCGGACCGCCTTTTTAACGCCTCTACGACCCGACGACTTCTTCATAACAGCCTGTCGATTTTTTTTGGTAGCTAAGATTCATATATTATCTGAATTGGATGGCTTAAAAAGTCATGAGTGTTGCAAAAGTCAAGACACTGCATTACTGCGTATTGCTTTTGAAGTGGATTCCATAATATTCATGTTTACAGTCATACTAAGTGATCGAGCACGGATATAAATATTTTAAAAATAAATATATTATAATTAATGATTGTTAATTATTTTTAATTTTAAATTAATTTATAATTTATATGCATCATTTATATTAATAATATTACGTTACTTTAATTATACATATGATTTTATATATGATATATCTAATCGATTTTGTTGTTTTTCAGTCGATTTAGTTATCATTTGGGTAAATTTGATTGCATCTATGAATTCAACTGTAATATTTTTATTCGATATATTAACATTTTGGTTAATTTCTTATTTGCATTTAGGTGGTTGTTGTCTTAGATATGTGAATATATTTTATGAAGATTATGTATAACTTAAGATATATTGTGCTTAGAATGAAATAAAAAAAAAGTAAACTAAAGTGTCTTATTCCAAATTACATAAATTAATATAACGACGATAATATTCTGAAGTCTCATGCACATATATAAATTTTACAAAAGAACTAAATTGTAACAGTTGGTTAATATTCTATTTTCATTTTTAATATGTTTTGAGTTGTCCTATGATTTATATTTATAAAATAAATTACTATTCTTATAAAATTATATATTCTTATCATATTTAAATCTATGATTTTAGATATAAGTTGGATTAGTCGAATCACTCATGTTGTGAGTATATTGAGTTACATATATTCTTTCAAATTCAAAATGAAGTATAATTATTTTTTATTATAATTAAGTCAAATGTGGATGTATTTTCATAATATTTATCAAATTATATGTTGATGTTTGTAAAAGAATATATTAGAAAATAAAACGATGATCAATAGGAAGTTACATGCGTAAGTAGCTGATAAATTTTTGAAAGCTCGTGAGCACATATCAATATTTACAATAATTAAAATATTTTATAAATTCTAAATAACTTTATACCTTTGATTTATTGGACGGAGACTAAAATTTATTTTAAATAATCTTAAAAATGAGAATTCAGATTTGCTTTGGTATTTTGATTATGGTTCTATTAAGTTACAAAAATAAAACATAAAATTTAAAAGCAAATTTAATATTAAGAAAAAAATAACTTTAACAATGATAAAATATAATATATCTACCTCATTAAACTATTTTGTAAATATTTAATCAAACGATGTTTATTTTGAAATTTTTTTTTAGTTTTTTTAATATCTCTTAAAAATAAAAATTAAAAAAATGTGATTGTATTTAAAAAAATATTATATAAGTAAAATATAATTCATCGATATTTTTTTGCTGTAATTGAAAGATATTATAGTCAACTAAATATATGAAAAATAAATAAAACATTTGAATATTACTAATTATAAACTGTTTTTAGACAATTAAACATATATCAGTTTCTGTTACTTAATTATTTTATGTAATCATCTAAGAAAATATATAGATATGTAAAAATATTTTTATTACTTTGAATTTTTTTTGTATTGTTTAAAATTATGTTTTAAAATAAATACTATTTATTTTTCTAATATCAAGATTATCTGTGTAAATTTTTTTTAATGAAATCACATTATATAAAAATTTATAATTTTTATCTAAGAAAATATAGATATAAAGAAAGTATTTAAAAATAATATTATAAAAATTGTGATTGTATTTAAAAATAATATTATATAAGTAAAATATAATTTATCGATATTTTTTGTTGTAATTGAAAGATATTATAGTCAACTAAATATATGAAAAATAAATAAAACATTTGAATGTTACTAATTATAAGATCTTCATAGATTCATCTACAGGTTTCCCTATTGAACGCAACTGGTCGCAAAAAGATGCATACTCAGGAGCATAAGTTGAGAAAGATTTTCCTTGTTTGGAGAGCAACTGGAGCTTGCGTTTTAAGTCAAACTCACGACTGACGGAACTTCTGTTGTAGGTGTTTGCTAGAGCCAACCAGACCTCATGAGCAGTAGTCAAGGCACACACTCTTCCTAACGCTTCGTCTGAAAGCGTTCCAAAAATCCAAGATTTCACCAACTGATCAGTACAAAACCACGACTCATGAGCTGGATTCGGCACTTGTTGAACCTCTTCACCAACTCGTTGCTCGACTGTTGTTGCAGGCTCCTGATAGCGTCCATTTACAAACCCCAGAAGCTTATGACTGCTAAGAAGTGACTCCACTTGTGTTTTCCATAACAAGTAGTTTGTGTCGTTAAGACGGATCGTGACACAACTCGCAACATGAACTTTTGCTGGAAACGGATACTCCACAGGATTATTAGCCATCTTCACCTGTTAAGGTTTGAAGGCTCTGATACCATAAAAAGATTTCAAGAACAAGAGAGATTTTCTGAATAATACTTTTATTGATTCATTTCGGCTAACATTTTCAGAGACATTACATCACTTTATATACAAGGGAGCTACACACATGAAACCCTACACGTGGCAATCTTATCCTCGTTCTCTTCTGTCAGCAAGCTGTCAAAACGGTTCTTCAGTAGGAGAGGAAAATGCCTCGACTTTGTCTTTTGTGCCAGCTCCACTTCACTGTTTTTGTGACCGTTGTGATGAGTCTGAGCACTTGGACCTGTGTTGGGCTTGACTGAAGTTTGACTTACGTTGGGCCTACTTATCTTCTCCTCCGTCTTCAGAGTCTCTGTTTCACATAACAGAGCATTTGTCTCTTTACAAACAACCTCGAAGTCTTTTGGAGAGTCCCCACCGTTGACTCCTAAAACATCAACGAAGACTTTCTCACACTCTCTGTGCACCGTAAGTTGTTGCATCTCCTCCTTATAAAATATAGGATGCTCAATTATCTAAACCAAAGCAAAAACAAAAATAAACATAGAGAGCCATGTTCCTCAAACTACTCACCATCGTCTTCTTCTTCAGCATACTCTCGCAATCCCTACAACCTTCATCCCAAAACCTCGAGTTCACCTTCAATGGCTTCTATCCTCCGTTGAGTGACATATCCGTCCAAGGAATTTCCAGCGTCACACCCAAAGGTGTCCTGAAGCTAACCAACTTTACTACGACGGACAGCGGTCACGCCTTCTATAGTAAACAAATCCGGTTCAGAGATTCACCAAACGAAACCGTTTCGTCCTTTTCTACAACCTTTGTCTTCGTTATCCGCCCTGTAGTCCCGGGCATTGGCGCTGAGGGCATGGCCTTCGTCATTGCTCCTAACTTTAGCCTCCCAACTGCAGCTCCCAGCGAAGACGTAGGTCTCTTTAACATCATAAACAACGGTAATGATTTACATCATGTATTCGCTGTTGAATTTGACACGGTCCAAGATCCCTTAGACGATCCCGACAACAACCATGTCGGAATCGATATCAATAGCTTGAAGTCAGTGAAAACTTCACCGGCAGGGTACTGGTACGATAATGATCAGTTTAAGAAGCTAACTTTGGTGAGTGGTAAGCCAATGCAGGTTTGGGTCGATTACGATGGTCGTACCCATTGGATCAACGTAACGATGGCTCCATTTAGAAAGGAAAAACCTAAAAAAGCGCTTGTATCTATTGTCCGCGATCTATCCTCGGTTCTTTTGCAAGATATGTTCGTAGGTTTCTCGTCTGCTACCGGTACGATTTTGTCGGAACATTTTGTTCTTGGGTGGAGTTTTCGAGTGAAGGGCAAAGCTCCATTGTTGACCTTATCAGAACTCCCAATGGTGAAGCAAAGGAGCTGGATGACATGGTTTGCCCTCATGTTTGTCTTCCTCCTTTTATTTACCATCTTTTGTATCATCCCCTGCTTGGTTATTTGCTCCCCCATATGCCTCGTGCGCTGCATCTTGAGGAGGAGGAGAAAGTTTGCGGAGGAGATTGAAGATTGGGAAACAGAGTTCGCTAAGAACCGAATGAAGTTCAAGGACTTGTACTATGCCACCAAAGGGTTCAAAGATAATGGCCTTCTTGGAAGAGGGGGCTTTGGGAGCGTTTACAAAGGTGTTATTGCCGCCGGAAGGATGAGCTTCTTCTAGTGTACGATTACATGCCTAATGGAAGTTTAGACAAGTATTTGCACAATAGTCCGGAGGTAGCTCTCGACTGGAACCAGAGGATTAAAATCATTAAAGGTGTGGCCTCTGCCTTATTCTTTCTTCACGAGGATTGGGAACAAGTGGTGATTCACCGTGATGTAAAATCCAGCAACGTCTTGCTAGACGCGGAGCACAATGGGAGACTTGGAGATTTCGGTTTAGCTCGGTTGTGTGGTCACGGTACGGAACCTGAAACCACCAACGTCGCAGGTACATGGGGCTATCTAGCCCCCGATCACCTCAGGACTGGACGGGCCACAACCGCTACCGATGTTTTTGCATTTGGGGTGCTCTTACTAGAAGTGGTGTGCGGTAGACGACCTATCGAGTTTCAGAACCGAGAGAGCGGTGAGAGGGTATTTCTTGTCGATTGGGTTTTTCATTTTTGGGAAGACGGAAACATCTTGGATGCCAAAGATCCGAATCTATGGCATGATTATGACCTAACAGAGATCGAAATGGTATTGAAGCTAGGTTTGTTGTGCTCACAGTCTGATCCAGAGAATAGACCAACTATGAGACAGGTGCTACATTATCTAAGGGGAGATGTAATGTTACCAAATCTGTCACCGTCGGATTTGCGTGGAAGTGAAAGATTGTTGGGAATTCCAGAAGTAGGATTTAGTGAATCAAGCTTGTCTACCGGTGGATCTTCGGTTACTAACTCTCTACTGTCTGTTGGGAGGTGAGTTGTGAATATCTGTGTTTTGCACAATTTCACTTCAGATGTAAGAAATAATTTGATCATAAATATAATCTTATGATTAATGTTGTATGTTGAACGGTTGAAATGAATAATTATACATAATTTGTATGTCCATTTTGCGACAGATTTTCCCTTCTGATTAATGCTACATTACTATTGTAATATCCCGACCGCCACTGTCGTCCTACACCCCCCTCTTTCGACTCATGTTCCCATCCTAGTTAATTTGGAAGGTCGAAAAGACTTTTTAGTAACTTTCAATCACTATATATTTTTTTGTGTGTTTTAACCTTATTCACACGATATTGGAAATTAGTTCTCCATAAGACACATTCTTAAATTATTCTAACTCAACACATACTTAACACTGTATTTCTCTCTAAACAAGTGTGATAATATAGAAAATCAAATGAATTCTTTTAAACATATCCACATACACCATCATTAACTAGAAATCCGATTCTACATATATATGTTCTGAACTTTAATCCTAGACTCCTTTCAACATTGTAATGATCAATTATCCGTTTTAAGCATATCTGTTGGAGGATCAAAAGTGTCTGTTTTCGTATTGTAACTTCTTTTTCTTTTGCAAAGTCTTAAGATTATCGTAACAGAGGTAAAGCTATCTGCATCCGACCAAATAATGGAGAAGTTGGCATTTCCGCTGCCTTAATATTCC
The DNA window shown above is from Brassica oleracea var. oleracea cultivar TO1000 chromosome C3, BOL, whole genome shotgun sequence and carries:
- the LOC106329109 gene encoding uncharacterized protein OsI_027940-like isoform X1 is translated as MSRHPEVKWAETIDKIFLTVVLADSKETKVNLLPEGVFDFSAKAGPENHVYELKLELHDKVNVEESKINIGERSIFCIIEKAEPARWDKLIRGGKAPHYVKVDWDKWVDEDDEGNAGAGDMDMGGMGGMGGMDFSSLGGMAGLEGLGGMGGLEGLGGMGGMGGMGGMGGMGGMGGMGGMGGMEEFEDSDDEEETANSGDKKDEAAKEEAKAEELTTSAKEDK
- the LOC106329109 gene encoding uncharacterized protein Os08g0359500-like isoform X2, with the translated sequence MSRHPEVKWAETIDKIFLTVVLADSKETKVNLLPEGVFDFSAKAGPENHVYELKLELHDKVNVEESKINIGERSIFCIIEKAEPARWDKLIRGGKAPHYVKVDWDKWVDEDDEGNAGAGDMDMGGMGGMGGMDFSSLGGMAGLEGLGGMGGLEGLGGMGGMGGMGGMGGMEEFEDSDDEEETANSGDKKDEAAKEEAKAEELTTSAKEDK
- the LOC106329109 gene encoding uncharacterized protein Os08g0359500-like isoform X3 — encoded protein: MSRHPEVKWAETIDKIFLTVVLADSKETKVNLLPEGVFDFSAKAGPENHVYELKLELHDKVNVEESKINIGERSIFCIIEKAEPARWDKLIRGGKAPHYVKVDWDKWVDEDDEGNAGAGDMDMGGMGGMGGMDFSSLGGMAGLEGLGGMGGMGGMGGMGGMGGMEEFEDSDDEEETANSGDKKDEAAKEEAKAEELTTSAKEDK